Proteins encoded in a region of the bacterium genome:
- a CDS encoding histidinol-phosphatase, with protein sequence MPGRTSYHNHTTWSDGAAGVAEMLAAARAAKLDEFGFSDHLVFYPGHDWFGWRLTPERLGAYSAEIRAAAEATDGIAVRIGAEVDFFPELERQLAAIVKPRPFDYLIGSVHFVDGFLIDGGLEGWTALSPDERDDVWRRYFERIVLAARSGIFDVIGHLDLPKRFGVRSPEERGAGALAALDAIAAAGIAIELNTAGWRHPVDEPYPSPWLLERARERGVPLVINADAHRPEHVAADFDRAEATARAAGYAEVVRFERRKRTSVSL encoded by the coding sequence GTGCCCGGACGGACGTCCTACCACAACCACACGACCTGGAGCGACGGCGCGGCGGGCGTCGCGGAGATGCTCGCCGCGGCGCGCGCCGCGAAGCTCGACGAGTTCGGCTTCTCCGACCACCTCGTCTTCTACCCCGGCCACGACTGGTTCGGCTGGCGGCTGACGCCGGAGCGGCTCGGCGCCTACTCGGCCGAGATCCGCGCGGCGGCCGAGGCGACCGACGGGATCGCGGTGCGGATCGGCGCGGAGGTCGACTTCTTTCCCGAGCTCGAGCGGCAGCTCGCGGCGATCGTCAAGCCGCGGCCGTTCGACTACCTCATCGGCTCGGTGCACTTCGTGGACGGCTTCCTGATCGACGGCGGCCTCGAGGGCTGGACGGCGCTCTCGCCGGACGAGCGGGACGACGTCTGGCGGCGCTACTTCGAGCGGATCGTGCTCGCGGCGCGTTCCGGGATCTTCGACGTGATCGGTCATCTCGACCTGCCGAAGCGGTTCGGCGTCCGCTCCCCCGAGGAGCGCGGCGCGGGGGCGCTGGCGGCGCTCGACGCGATCGCCGCGGCGGGGATCGCGATCGAGCTCAACACGGCCGGCTGGCGTCATCCGGTGGACGAGCCGTATCCGTCGCCGTGGCTGCTCGAGCGGGCGCGCGAGCGGGGCGTGCCGCTCGTGATCAACGCCGACGCCCATCGTCCGGAGCACGTCGCGGCCGATTTCGACCGCGCCGAGGCGACGGCCCGCGCCGCGGGCTACGCCGAGGTCGTGCGCTTCGAGCGCCGCAAGCGCACCTCCGTCTCGCTCTGA